Proteins from a single region of Sediminitomix flava:
- a CDS encoding FAD-dependent oxidoreductase: MYDIIINKATLNGVALALEKANLGESVLVINQYGFCGGSMTENFALLTLKDISEAELALVDEMKKERGAVLFESEEDIFFNPETVKSFLLKKLQHSNISLLFHASPFNIEMEEGGVKISVMTKDGKRTIEGKKLVDTSETKDLEKVNGEYQKVLSYSIHPILTGGLNSYDLQTAKVLKSKELNDGRVWIDLNFEANTLSEAEVKAHHVMTELTKQLNKENKRIQLAPTASQKII; this comes from the coding sequence ATGTACGACATAATTATAAATAAGGCTACTCTGAATGGAGTAGCCCTAGCCTTAGAAAAAGCTAATCTTGGTGAATCAGTTTTAGTGATTAACCAATATGGTTTTTGCGGAGGAAGCATGACAGAAAACTTTGCACTTCTCACTTTGAAAGATATTTCAGAAGCAGAATTAGCTTTAGTTGATGAAATGAAAAAAGAAAGAGGGGCAGTTTTATTTGAAAGTGAAGAAGACATCTTTTTCAACCCTGAAACAGTAAAATCATTCCTTCTTAAAAAACTTCAACACTCCAATATCTCTTTACTTTTTCATGCGTCTCCATTCAATATTGAAATGGAAGAAGGTGGTGTGAAGATTTCCGTTATGACCAAAGATGGAAAAAGAACAATTGAAGGAAAGAAATTGGTTGATACTTCTGAAACCAAAGATTTAGAAAAAGTAAATGGTGAGTATCAAAAGGTATTATCTTACTCTATTCACCCAATTCTTACAGGAGGATTAAACTCTTATGATTTACAAACAGCAAAAGTGTTGAAGTCTAAAGAGTTGAATGATGGAAGAGTGTGGATAGATTTGAATTTTGAAGCAAATACACTTTCTGAAGCAGAGGTTAAAGCTCATCATGTGATGACTGAGCTAACAAAACAACTTAACAAAGAGAATAAAAGAATACAATTAGCCCCAACAGCT
- a CDS encoding hydantoinase/oxoprolinase family protein has product MTDKSIDKLIKDIEREGEQGLLAQEKGTRKIKIGIDVGGTFTHAVAIDIAQLEVVGKACVPTTHTAREGVAKGVVDSMYQLLDLTGIHPDEVVLIAHSTTQATNALLEGDVAKVGIIGMGTGLEGRRAKSETNLKKIQLAPGKFLRTEFAFIDTKHEPTENQIREVIEELDEKGVDVIVASEAFGVDNPKNEQLVVKVAEEMGFMATAASNISKLYGLRVRTRTAVINASMMPKMLETANMTEASIRKAGMKVPLMVMRSDGGIMDINEMRRRPILTMLSGPAAGVAAALMYARISDGIFIEVGGTSSDISVIKNGKPQVKSAQIGGQRLYLQTLDVRTLGIGGGSVPRFDGERITDVGPRSAHIAGLNYTAFCNSDDFDQIELHKTQPKEGDPDNYLKIVKTDSPDKDAYTMTPTGASYYMGLVNEVGHGGANMKSLNKGMNSLAKALGQEPEKVAEDILNISASKLKPVIHQLSREYKLDSQMIQFVGGGGGASAIVPYTGKYMDVPHSIAKNAEVISAIGAALGMIRDTVERNVINPTDQDIVEVRQEALASVIAMGAASETVEVSIEVDNKNKKIIAIAMGASELRTKDVQVDCKTDQELKEICGHSLKVDPSLVESFGRSESLFAMGYTKKESRFFGLSKSEKTFLRVVDQEGTIRLQLKDCAVKGCKVNEVRTELINMLQTLTAFGDAGGLVPDIYVLIGGKIVDLTGLIQESQIMTLLELETTKLAGSDSAVVIAQVKK; this is encoded by the coding sequence CACACGCAGTGGCTATTGATATAGCACAACTAGAAGTGGTAGGAAAAGCATGTGTGCCAACAACTCATACAGCGAGAGAGGGAGTAGCAAAAGGTGTAGTAGATTCAATGTACCAATTGCTTGACCTAACAGGAATTCATCCGGATGAAGTTGTTCTTATCGCCCATTCAACTACTCAAGCTACAAATGCGCTTCTAGAAGGAGATGTGGCTAAAGTGGGTATCATCGGTATGGGTACAGGCTTAGAAGGGAGAAGAGCTAAAAGTGAAACAAACTTAAAGAAAATTCAGCTTGCGCCAGGTAAGTTTCTGAGAACTGAATTTGCTTTTATAGATACAAAACATGAGCCTACCGAAAATCAGATTCGTGAGGTCATTGAAGAACTAGATGAAAAAGGAGTTGACGTAATTGTTGCTTCAGAGGCATTTGGTGTTGACAATCCTAAAAATGAGCAACTTGTAGTGAAAGTTGCTGAGGAAATGGGATTTATGGCAACGGCTGCAAGTAATATTTCAAAATTGTATGGTCTAAGAGTTCGTACAAGAACAGCTGTGATCAATGCTTCCATGATGCCAAAAATGTTGGAAACAGCAAACATGACAGAAGCATCAATCCGAAAAGCTGGAATGAAAGTACCGTTAATGGTTATGCGTTCTGATGGAGGTATCATGGATATCAATGAAATGAGACGTCGTCCGATCTTAACCATGCTGTCGGGGCCAGCAGCAGGTGTTGCCGCAGCTCTTATGTACGCTCGTATTTCAGATGGTATTTTCATTGAAGTAGGCGGAACATCATCTGATATTTCAGTAATTAAAAATGGAAAACCTCAAGTAAAATCGGCTCAGATTGGTGGTCAAAGACTTTACCTTCAAACACTAGATGTAAGAACGCTAGGTATTGGAGGAGGTTCTGTTCCAAGATTTGACGGAGAGAGAATCACAGATGTGGGACCTCGTTCGGCACATATTGCAGGCTTGAATTATACGGCGTTCTGTAATTCAGATGATTTTGACCAAATTGAGTTACATAAAACACAGCCAAAAGAAGGCGACCCTGATAACTATCTGAAAATTGTAAAAACAGATAGCCCAGATAAAGATGCCTATACCATGACTCCTACAGGAGCTTCATATTACATGGGGCTTGTAAATGAAGTAGGGCATGGTGGTGCAAATATGAAATCCTTAAATAAAGGAATGAATTCTTTGGCTAAAGCTTTAGGTCAAGAACCTGAAAAAGTAGCAGAAGACATTCTAAATATTTCAGCAAGTAAACTAAAACCAGTTATTCACCAATTGAGCCGTGAGTATAAATTGGATAGCCAAATGATTCAATTTGTTGGCGGAGGTGGAGGAGCTTCAGCAATTGTTCCATACACAGGGAAATACATGGATGTACCTCATTCCATTGCGAAAAATGCAGAAGTAATTTCAGCAATTGGAGCCGCTCTAGGAATGATTAGAGATACCGTTGAGCGAAATGTAATAAATCCTACAGATCAAGATATTGTAGAAGTTCGTCAAGAAGCTTTAGCATCTGTCATTGCGATGGGAGCAGCATCAGAAACCGTAGAGGTAAGCATAGAAGTTGACAATAAGAATAAGAAAATTATTGCGATAGCTATGGGTGCTAGTGAACTTCGTACAAAAGATGTTCAAGTGGACTGTAAAACAGATCAAGAGCTGAAAGAAATTTGTGGACATTCTTTGAAAGTAGATCCATCTTTGGTAGAAAGCTTCGGTCGTTCTGAAAGTCTTTTTGCAATGGGATATACCAAAAAAGAATCTCGATTCTTTGGTCTTAGTAAATCAGAAAAGACATTCTTACGTGTAGTAGATCAAGAAGGTACAATCAGACTACAATTAAAAGATTGTGCAGTTAAAGGCTGTAAAGTCAATGAGGTACGTACTGAGCTAATCAATATGCTCCAAACACTTACGGCATTTGGTGATGCAGGAGGACTTGTGCCAGATATTTATGTTCTGATTGGCGGTAAAATCGTGGATTTGACGGGGCTAATTCAAGAGTCTCAAATCATGACACTTCTAGAATTGGAAACGACAAAGTTGGCAGGTAGTGATAGTGCGGTAGTGATCGCTCAAGTAAAAAAATAG